One Clavelina lepadiformis chromosome 1, kaClaLepa1.1, whole genome shotgun sequence genomic region harbors:
- the LOC143465686 gene encoding uncharacterized protein LOC143465686 isoform X2, producing the protein MRLRRKTKRSVLLLTITSTFIGLTLLRRSSFSKNEKIGRHLIVRRNAELPPSFLGNVFNDDKVPLDALTDLPGMELEGPPPDVDGEKRLPGTLICEPTPSKRPKAPKSNNNNIPDKPVLVIPNNPVLVGQVGPEKNIGCCPAGDRNGTPYTQGESCCKNIIYNATKDFCCLEKSRVLEINDENERFCYPPNRIPFCRVRDLHLDQRPPLKAQCRNTAGKSKHPNQCTFLCPPGLQVKKDKRIKCNAVGNWDHSDPECCEGCPSTYTQDIWFIVDIDQSIGIGNLSNIRSFVKLLVSYFPVSSDRVQVALTAYNSKLFTNEGTWYLDTYDNHEALERAINMMPMRGYGRKTGEALAWVGENAFEGRLGDRVDVPNTIVLITTGPPDDFTVEEASEVIRGHGRFIVIAAGPDATSSELANIATLPHEVNYLRADYFEELVDRDKKFLYERMCEETCLGRIPDSVGKNPRSNIDLGD; encoded by the exons ATGCGTTTAAGACGCAAAACAAAGAGATCAGTTCTTCTGCTAACCATCACCTCGACGTTCATCGGCTTGACTCTGCTTCGTCGTTCCTCTTTCAGCAAGAACGAAAAGATCGGTCGCCATCTTATTGTGAGGAGGAATGCTG AGCTTCCACCTtcatttcttggaaatgtATTTAACGACG ATAAAGTCCCCCTtgatgcattgacag ATCTACCCGGAATGGAGCTAGAAG gACCTCCACCTGATGTAGATGGCG AAAAGCGCTTACCAG GAACCTTGATTTGTGAACCCACGCCCTCAAAGCGGCCAAAAGCACCGAAGTCCAACAACAATAACATCCCGGACAAACCAGTCCTCGTTATTCCAAACAATCCAGTTCTTGTTGGACAAGTAGGTCCAGAGAAAAACATTGGATGTTGCCCGGCTGGGGACCGGAACGGGACCCCATACACACAGGGGGAATCCTGTTGCAAAAACATCATATACAACGCAACAAAAGACTTTTGCTGCTTAGAAAAGTCGAG AGTTCTTGAGATAAATGACGAAAACGAACGCTTTTGTTATCCTCCAAATCGAATTCCATTTTGTCGTGTGAGAGATTTACATCTGGATCAGAGACCTCCACTCAAAGCTCAATGCAGGAACACAGCGGGAAAAAGCAAACATCCTAACCAATGCACATTCCTGTGTCCGCCAGGGTTGCAAGTAAAAAAggataaaagaataaaatgcAACGCTGTTGGAAATTGGGATCATTCTGACCCAGAATGTT GCGAAGGTTGTCCTTCCACCTACACTCAGGATATTTGGTTCATtgttgacatcgatcaatcaaTTGGAATTGGAAATCTTTCAAACATTCGAAGTTTTGTTAAGTTATTGGTCAGTTACTTCCCCGTGTCGTCA GATCGAGTTCAAGTCGCCCTCACAGCTTACAACAGCAAGTTGTTCACCAATGAAGGGACCTGGTACTTGGACACGTACGACAACCACGAAGCCCTGGAGAGAGCAATAAACATGATGCCCATGCGAG GTTATGGAAGAAAAACCGGAGAAGCGTTGGCTTGGGTTGGTGAAAATGCTTTCGAGGGGCGACTTGGTGACAGAGTTGACGTTCCTAATACCATTGTACTCATAACGACCG GTCCTCCGGATGACTTTACTGTGGAAGAAGCTTCAGAGGTTATCCGGGGTCACGGTCGCTTTATAGTCATCGCTGCGGGACCGGATGCTACGTCATCAGAATTAGCTAACATCGCCACTCTTCCTCATGAGGTCAACTACCTCCGGGCGGATTACTTCGAAGAGCTTGTGGATCGggataaaaagtttttgtatgaGAGGATGTGTGAGGAGACTTGTCTCGGACGGATCCCGGATAGTGTTGGGAAGAATCCGCGATCCAATATTGATCTTGGAGATTAA
- the LOC143465686 gene encoding uncharacterized protein LOC143465686 isoform X3: protein MRLRRKTKRSVLLLTITSTFIGLTLLRRSSFSKNEKIGRHLIVRRNAELPPSFLGNVFNDDKVPLDALTGPPPDVDGEKRLPGTLICEPTPSKRPKAPKSNNNNIPDKPVLVIPNNPVLVGQVGPEKNIGCCPAGDRNGTPYTQGESCCKNIIYNATKDFCCLEKSRVLEINDENERFCYPPNRIPFCRVRDLHLDQRPPLKAQCRNTAGKSKHPNQCTFLCPPGLQVKKDKRIKCNAVGNWDHSDPECCEGCPSTYTQDIWFIVDIDQSIGIGNLSNIRSFVKLLVSYFPVSSDRVQVALTAYNSKLFTNEGTWYLDTYDNHEALERAINMMPMRGYGRKTGEALAWVGENAFEGRLGDRVDVPNTIVLITTGPPDDFTVEEASEVIRGHGRFIVIAAGPDATSSELANIATLPHEVNYLRADYFEELVDRDKKFLYERMCEETCLGRIPDSVGKNPRSNIDLGD, encoded by the exons ATGCGTTTAAGACGCAAAACAAAGAGATCAGTTCTTCTGCTAACCATCACCTCGACGTTCATCGGCTTGACTCTGCTTCGTCGTTCCTCTTTCAGCAAGAACGAAAAGATCGGTCGCCATCTTATTGTGAGGAGGAATGCTG AGCTTCCACCTtcatttcttggaaatgtATTTAACGACG ATAAAGTCCCCCTtgatgcattgacag gACCTCCACCTGATGTAGATGGCG AAAAGCGCTTACCAG GAACCTTGATTTGTGAACCCACGCCCTCAAAGCGGCCAAAAGCACCGAAGTCCAACAACAATAACATCCCGGACAAACCAGTCCTCGTTATTCCAAACAATCCAGTTCTTGTTGGACAAGTAGGTCCAGAGAAAAACATTGGATGTTGCCCGGCTGGGGACCGGAACGGGACCCCATACACACAGGGGGAATCCTGTTGCAAAAACATCATATACAACGCAACAAAAGACTTTTGCTGCTTAGAAAAGTCGAG AGTTCTTGAGATAAATGACGAAAACGAACGCTTTTGTTATCCTCCAAATCGAATTCCATTTTGTCGTGTGAGAGATTTACATCTGGATCAGAGACCTCCACTCAAAGCTCAATGCAGGAACACAGCGGGAAAAAGCAAACATCCTAACCAATGCACATTCCTGTGTCCGCCAGGGTTGCAAGTAAAAAAggataaaagaataaaatgcAACGCTGTTGGAAATTGGGATCATTCTGACCCAGAATGTT GCGAAGGTTGTCCTTCCACCTACACTCAGGATATTTGGTTCATtgttgacatcgatcaatcaaTTGGAATTGGAAATCTTTCAAACATTCGAAGTTTTGTTAAGTTATTGGTCAGTTACTTCCCCGTGTCGTCA GATCGAGTTCAAGTCGCCCTCACAGCTTACAACAGCAAGTTGTTCACCAATGAAGGGACCTGGTACTTGGACACGTACGACAACCACGAAGCCCTGGAGAGAGCAATAAACATGATGCCCATGCGAG GTTATGGAAGAAAAACCGGAGAAGCGTTGGCTTGGGTTGGTGAAAATGCTTTCGAGGGGCGACTTGGTGACAGAGTTGACGTTCCTAATACCATTGTACTCATAACGACCG GTCCTCCGGATGACTTTACTGTGGAAGAAGCTTCAGAGGTTATCCGGGGTCACGGTCGCTTTATAGTCATCGCTGCGGGACCGGATGCTACGTCATCAGAATTAGCTAACATCGCCACTCTTCCTCATGAGGTCAACTACCTCCGGGCGGATTACTTCGAAGAGCTTGTGGATCGggataaaaagtttttgtatgaGAGGATGTGTGAGGAGACTTGTCTCGGACGGATCCCGGATAGTGTTGGGAAGAATCCGCGATCCAATATTGATCTTGGAGATTAA
- the LOC143465686 gene encoding uncharacterized protein LOC143465686 isoform X1: protein MRLRRKTKRSVLLLTITSTFIGLTLLRRSSFSKNEKIGRHLIVRRNAELPPSFLGNVFNDDKVPLDALTEDLPGMELEGPPPDVDGEKRLPGTLICEPTPSKRPKAPKSNNNNIPDKPVLVIPNNPVLVGQVGPEKNIGCCPAGDRNGTPYTQGESCCKNIIYNATKDFCCLEKSRVLEINDENERFCYPPNRIPFCRVRDLHLDQRPPLKAQCRNTAGKSKHPNQCTFLCPPGLQVKKDKRIKCNAVGNWDHSDPECCEGCPSTYTQDIWFIVDIDQSIGIGNLSNIRSFVKLLVSYFPVSSDRVQVALTAYNSKLFTNEGTWYLDTYDNHEALERAINMMPMRGYGRKTGEALAWVGENAFEGRLGDRVDVPNTIVLITTGPPDDFTVEEASEVIRGHGRFIVIAAGPDATSSELANIATLPHEVNYLRADYFEELVDRDKKFLYERMCEETCLGRIPDSVGKNPRSNIDLGD from the exons ATGCGTTTAAGACGCAAAACAAAGAGATCAGTTCTTCTGCTAACCATCACCTCGACGTTCATCGGCTTGACTCTGCTTCGTCGTTCCTCTTTCAGCAAGAACGAAAAGATCGGTCGCCATCTTATTGTGAGGAGGAATGCTG AGCTTCCACCTtcatttcttggaaatgtATTTAACGACG ATAAAGTCCCCCTtgatgcattgacag AAGATCTACCCGGAATGGAGCTAGAAG gACCTCCACCTGATGTAGATGGCG AAAAGCGCTTACCAG GAACCTTGATTTGTGAACCCACGCCCTCAAAGCGGCCAAAAGCACCGAAGTCCAACAACAATAACATCCCGGACAAACCAGTCCTCGTTATTCCAAACAATCCAGTTCTTGTTGGACAAGTAGGTCCAGAGAAAAACATTGGATGTTGCCCGGCTGGGGACCGGAACGGGACCCCATACACACAGGGGGAATCCTGTTGCAAAAACATCATATACAACGCAACAAAAGACTTTTGCTGCTTAGAAAAGTCGAG AGTTCTTGAGATAAATGACGAAAACGAACGCTTTTGTTATCCTCCAAATCGAATTCCATTTTGTCGTGTGAGAGATTTACATCTGGATCAGAGACCTCCACTCAAAGCTCAATGCAGGAACACAGCGGGAAAAAGCAAACATCCTAACCAATGCACATTCCTGTGTCCGCCAGGGTTGCAAGTAAAAAAggataaaagaataaaatgcAACGCTGTTGGAAATTGGGATCATTCTGACCCAGAATGTT GCGAAGGTTGTCCTTCCACCTACACTCAGGATATTTGGTTCATtgttgacatcgatcaatcaaTTGGAATTGGAAATCTTTCAAACATTCGAAGTTTTGTTAAGTTATTGGTCAGTTACTTCCCCGTGTCGTCA GATCGAGTTCAAGTCGCCCTCACAGCTTACAACAGCAAGTTGTTCACCAATGAAGGGACCTGGTACTTGGACACGTACGACAACCACGAAGCCCTGGAGAGAGCAATAAACATGATGCCCATGCGAG GTTATGGAAGAAAAACCGGAGAAGCGTTGGCTTGGGTTGGTGAAAATGCTTTCGAGGGGCGACTTGGTGACAGAGTTGACGTTCCTAATACCATTGTACTCATAACGACCG GTCCTCCGGATGACTTTACTGTGGAAGAAGCTTCAGAGGTTATCCGGGGTCACGGTCGCTTTATAGTCATCGCTGCGGGACCGGATGCTACGTCATCAGAATTAGCTAACATCGCCACTCTTCCTCATGAGGTCAACTACCTCCGGGCGGATTACTTCGAAGAGCTTGTGGATCGggataaaaagtttttgtatgaGAGGATGTGTGAGGAGACTTGTCTCGGACGGATCCCGGATAGTGTTGGGAAGAATCCGCGATCCAATATTGATCTTGGAGATTAA
- the LOC143465686 gene encoding collagen alpha-1(XII) chain-like isoform X4, producing MAKSAYQVIYLDINLFNFITRTLICEPTPSKRPKAPKSNNNNIPDKPVLVIPNNPVLVGQVGPEKNIGCCPAGDRNGTPYTQGESCCKNIIYNATKDFCCLEKSRVLEINDENERFCYPPNRIPFCRVRDLHLDQRPPLKAQCRNTAGKSKHPNQCTFLCPPGLQVKKDKRIKCNAVGNWDHSDPECCEGCPSTYTQDIWFIVDIDQSIGIGNLSNIRSFVKLLVSYFPVSSDRVQVALTAYNSKLFTNEGTWYLDTYDNHEALERAINMMPMRGYGRKTGEALAWVGENAFEGRLGDRVDVPNTIVLITTGPPDDFTVEEASEVIRGHGRFIVIAAGPDATSSELANIATLPHEVNYLRADYFEELVDRDKKFLYERMCEETCLGRIPDSVGKNPRSNIDLGD from the exons ATGGCG AAAAGCGCTTACCAGGTAATCTATTTGGATATTaatttgttcaattttatCACAA GAACCTTGATTTGTGAACCCACGCCCTCAAAGCGGCCAAAAGCACCGAAGTCCAACAACAATAACATCCCGGACAAACCAGTCCTCGTTATTCCAAACAATCCAGTTCTTGTTGGACAAGTAGGTCCAGAGAAAAACATTGGATGTTGCCCGGCTGGGGACCGGAACGGGACCCCATACACACAGGGGGAATCCTGTTGCAAAAACATCATATACAACGCAACAAAAGACTTTTGCTGCTTAGAAAAGTCGAG AGTTCTTGAGATAAATGACGAAAACGAACGCTTTTGTTATCCTCCAAATCGAATTCCATTTTGTCGTGTGAGAGATTTACATCTGGATCAGAGACCTCCACTCAAAGCTCAATGCAGGAACACAGCGGGAAAAAGCAAACATCCTAACCAATGCACATTCCTGTGTCCGCCAGGGTTGCAAGTAAAAAAggataaaagaataaaatgcAACGCTGTTGGAAATTGGGATCATTCTGACCCAGAATGTT GCGAAGGTTGTCCTTCCACCTACACTCAGGATATTTGGTTCATtgttgacatcgatcaatcaaTTGGAATTGGAAATCTTTCAAACATTCGAAGTTTTGTTAAGTTATTGGTCAGTTACTTCCCCGTGTCGTCA GATCGAGTTCAAGTCGCCCTCACAGCTTACAACAGCAAGTTGTTCACCAATGAAGGGACCTGGTACTTGGACACGTACGACAACCACGAAGCCCTGGAGAGAGCAATAAACATGATGCCCATGCGAG GTTATGGAAGAAAAACCGGAGAAGCGTTGGCTTGGGTTGGTGAAAATGCTTTCGAGGGGCGACTTGGTGACAGAGTTGACGTTCCTAATACCATTGTACTCATAACGACCG GTCCTCCGGATGACTTTACTGTGGAAGAAGCTTCAGAGGTTATCCGGGGTCACGGTCGCTTTATAGTCATCGCTGCGGGACCGGATGCTACGTCATCAGAATTAGCTAACATCGCCACTCTTCCTCATGAGGTCAACTACCTCCGGGCGGATTACTTCGAAGAGCTTGTGGATCGggataaaaagtttttgtatgaGAGGATGTGTGAGGAGACTTGTCTCGGACGGATCCCGGATAGTGTTGGGAAGAATCCGCGATCCAATATTGATCTTGGAGATTAA